The Faecalibacter sp. LW9 genome has a segment encoding these proteins:
- a CDS encoding cold-shock protein, whose protein sequence is MQEGRVKFFNKTKRFGFITTGKKDIFVHISELKDHVRPNDKVIFEIENSHNGLNAVNVRLIDTQH, encoded by the coding sequence TTGCAAGAAGGTCGAGTGAAGTTTTTCAATAAAACAAAACGTTTCGGATTTATCACGACAGGTAAGAAAGATATTTTTGTACACATCAGTGAATTAAAAGATCATGTCAGACCAAATGATAAAGTGATTTTTGAAATTGAAAATAGCCATAATGGTTTAAATGCTGTGAATGTTCGATTAATCGATACACAACATTAA